The following proteins are encoded in a genomic region of Fusarium oxysporum f. sp. lycopersici 4287 chromosome 1, whole genome shotgun sequence:
- a CDS encoding rhomboid-like protein, producing MSLFACPNSSRVLLRSALQRAVSKASASAAQPFAPTRWISSCASRNRSGLLPSSTNCRSTIFRNNNSSYETRRTIFFDKTIRNYEDLPRDYRDQAGLRFRSKDLTDAEVVEAFGKGINPKRANQLLRILHGRRVAGTLDDPAFAVHTSSYTKSQIAKGLEYLRKSVKVDEVLNAGLRAEDELAQLEAEKEAAKKPKQASKKNKNEAETKTEEQPAPVYKPDPVYGHSKLDELRAQNVAKRKAKEALEAEARKAAEAKGEVNSGTLANLDHKAERQIANPKIAEYYKKAQSDLEAPVELKTWERVLPSATLVALVIGFLAAVSTVYEEPAPRYRVFPDISTAHATLGAIVAVNVLVWAAWKAPPLWRLLNRYMIIAVGAVKPVSMFTAPFSHQYFSHLLMNMVPLFLVGSALHEDIGRANLLTLYVGCGAVGFVGSVATYAMRGMLGVTTLGASAATLGVCAAYFWEHRLDGYRFFGLPQDGVPGIIFLALICVPQLAAFGKTVKLKIDIASHLCGILSGIFGMELINRTRSEREKKTIDVAGTPVRAARLPRPDESVEGSN from the coding sequence ATGAGTCTATTCGCCTGCCCCAATTCTTCAAGGGTGCTGCTGAGGTCTGCTCTTCAAAGAGCAGTATCAAAGGCATCAGCCTCTGCGGCCCAGCCGTTTGCGCCAACCCGATGGATTTCAAGCTGTGCGTCAAGGAATCGAAGCGGCCTTCTACCGTCGTCCACCAATTGTCGAAGTACCATTTTTAGGAACAACAATTCCTCATACGAGACCCGACGAACGATATTCTTCGATAAGACGATCCGAAACTATGAGGACTTGCCGAGAGACTACCGAGACCAGGCCGGTCTTCGATTCAGAAGCAAGGACTTAACCGATGCAGAGGTTGTGGAAGCGTTCGGAAAGGGCATCAATCCAAAGAGAGCGAATCAACTGCTGCGGATCCTCCACGGACGTCGGGTTGCTGGCACTCTCGACGATCCAGCCTTTGCGGTCCATACATCTTCATACACCAAGAGTCAGATTGCCAAGGGTCTCGAGTACCTACGAAAGTCAGTGAAGGTGGATGAAGTGCTGAACGCGGGCCTCCGagctgaggatgagcttgcgCAACTTGAAGCGGAGAAGGAAGCAGCAAAGAAGCCGAAGCAAgcttccaagaagaacaagaacgaGGCCGAAACCAAAACCGAAGAACAACCCGCTCCAGTTTATAAACCAGACCCCGTCTATGGCCATAGCAAACTTGACGAACTCCGAGCTCAGAATGTCGCTAAGCGGAAGGCGAAGGAAGCCCTCGAGGCAGAAGCACGAAAGGCGGCCGAGGCGAAAGGGGAAGTAAACTCTGGCACTCTGGCTAATCTCGACCACAAGGCGGAGAGACAGATTGCTAACCCCAAGATTGCTGAATACTATAAGAAGGCGCAGTCTGATCTGGAAGCTCCTGTAGAACTCAAGACCTGGGAGCGGGTTCTTCCCTCCGCTACTCTCGTCGCTCTCGTCATTGGCTTCCTAGCTGCTGTAAGCACTGTTTATGAAGAGCCTGCTCCCCGGTACCGTGTCTTCCCCGATATCTCTACTGCTCATGCGACGCTGGGAGCCATTGTTGCTGTCAATGTGCTTGTCTGGGCAGCATGGAAGGCCCCTCCTCTGTGGAGGTTACTCAACCGCTACATGATCATCGCTGTCGGTGCTGTCAAGCCTGTTTCCATGTTCACTGCACCCTTCTCTCACCAGTATTTTAGCCACTTGCTCATGAACATGGTTCCCCTCTTTCTTGTTGGATCCGCACTACATGAGGATATTGGCCGAGCCAATTTACTGACCCTCTATGTGGGCTGCGGTGCGGTTGGCTTTGTGGGCAGTGTGGCTACATATGCTATGCGAGGTATGTTAGGCGTTACCACTCTGGGCGCCTCAGCAGCAACGCTGGGTGTTTGCGCCGCATACTTCTGGGAGCATCGTCTTGATGGCTACAGATTCTTTGGGCTACCTCAGGACGGTGTGCCGGGCATCATTTTCCTGGCGCTCATATGCGTGCCTCAACTTGCTGCCTTTGGTAAGACGGTCAAGCTGAAGATTGACATCGCATCGCACTTGTGCGGTATTTTGAGCGGTATTTTCGGCATGGAGCTGATTAACCGAACAAGAAGTGAACGGGAGAAAAAGACGATCGATGTGGCTGGTACTCCCGTCCGAGCTGCACGATTGCCTCGACCTGATGAGTCGGTTGAAGGATCTAACTAA
- a CDS encoding U6 snRNA-associated Sm-like protein LSm6 — translation MENGAISQGEGKDPSSFLSDIIGNPVTVKLNSGVVYKGELQSVDGYMNIALEKTAEYVNGQKRREYGDAFVRGNNVMYISADS, via the exons ATGGAGAACGGCGCTATCTCTCAGGGTGAGGGAAAAGACCCTTCAAGCTTCCTCAGTGACATCATCGGCAACCCTGTTACTGTCAAGCTCAACTCTGGCGTTGTCTACAAGG GCGAACTTCAATCTGTGGATGGCTACATGAACATTGCCCTGGAAAAGACAGCCGAGTATGTCAATGGCCAGAAGCGTAGGGAATACGGTGACGCCTTTGTGAGAGGAAACAATG TCATGTATATTTCAGCAGACTCATGA